From the Desulfovibrio sp. JC010 genome, one window contains:
- a CDS encoding HAD-IIIA family hydrolase — MKYILLDRDGTIIVDKHYLSDPEGVELFPNTAQGLKIMQDAGYGLLVTTNQSGIGRGYYSEADMHAVNARMAELLAGYGIEFKEVYFCPHAPDQECDCRKPATGMFDQAIAEFGLNPEECYVIGDKLCDVELGMARKAKSILVRTGKGQKEEPKCIGKADYIADDLLDAAEFIKGTANE; from the coding sequence ATGAAGTATATTTTGCTGGACCGTGACGGAACAATCATCGTTGATAAGCATTATTTAAGTGACCCTGAAGGTGTGGAACTTTTCCCGAACACCGCACAGGGGCTGAAGATCATGCAGGACGCCGGATACGGACTTCTGGTAACCACCAACCAGTCCGGGATCGGTCGCGGGTATTATTCGGAAGCGGATATGCATGCGGTGAACGCGCGTATGGCAGAGCTTCTGGCCGGGTACGGGATCGAATTCAAGGAAGTCTATTTCTGTCCCCACGCACCGGATCAGGAATGCGACTGCCGCAAACCCGCGACGGGCATGTTTGATCAGGCCATTGCCGAATTCGGCCTGAATCCCGAAGAATGCTATGTTATCGGAGATAAACTCTGTGATGTGGAACTGGGCATGGCCCGCAAGGCTAAATCCATTCTGGTCCGCACAGGCAAGGGACAGAAGGAAGAACCGAAATGCATCGGCAAGGCGGACTACATTGCCGATGATCTGCTGGATGCTGCGGAGTTTATCAAAGGAACTGCAAATGAATAA
- a CDS encoding methyltransferase, with protein sequence MNYPIPEQDFSPVHGLIIRGVTSQAIIEAVKFKLFDALEMKPATAKELAEYFEFDELKLRAMLDLLQACDLVQSADGLFSNTHLSTEYLVSSSPLYQGLAMGLTMDFCAAVNRDMGDLLKGKANKRDESDSNWGAAEAMEGTAQESLSSGLHETIYAISNLPGFEDFRLMGDLGGNHGNYTMSLLARNPKMDGMILDLPHVVPLAEERCREKGYGGRISAVGLDMREDELPQKDFDLIFASHVLYACQGNMKPLLEKIARSIRSGGWFCANHYAKTGSPMSTQTIASLEVITTFAGYFSHFIEPDVLESELRDCGFGNFRRTWSDSSKGIMLVSAQKL encoded by the coding sequence AGGCCGTAAAATTCAAGCTTTTTGACGCTCTTGAGATGAAGCCTGCAACAGCGAAAGAGCTGGCTGAATATTTTGAATTTGATGAACTCAAGCTCAGAGCCATGCTGGATCTGTTGCAGGCCTGCGATCTGGTGCAGAGTGCGGATGGCCTGTTTTCCAATACTCATCTTTCAACTGAATATCTGGTCAGCAGTTCGCCGCTTTATCAGGGGTTGGCTATGGGGCTGACCATGGATTTCTGCGCTGCGGTGAACCGGGATATGGGGGATCTGCTTAAAGGTAAGGCCAATAAGCGGGACGAAAGTGACAGCAATTGGGGGGCGGCTGAAGCCATGGAAGGAACAGCGCAGGAATCATTAAGCAGCGGACTGCATGAAACAATATATGCCATCAGCAATCTGCCGGGTTTTGAGGATTTCCGGCTCATGGGAGATTTGGGCGGCAATCACGGTAATTACACCATGTCGCTTCTGGCCCGTAACCCTAAGATGGACGGCATGATTCTGGATCTGCCTCATGTTGTCCCTCTGGCAGAGGAGCGTTGCCGCGAAAAAGGTTACGGGGGGCGGATCAGCGCAGTGGGGCTTGATATGCGTGAAGACGAGCTTCCGCAAAAGGATTTTGACCTTATCTTTGCCTCGCACGTGCTTTATGCCTGCCAGGGAAATATGAAACCGCTGCTGGAAAAGATCGCGCGTTCCATCCGGTCCGGAGGCTGGTTCTGCGCCAACCATTACGCCAAGACCGGAAGTCCTATGTCTACCCAGACCATTGCCTCGCTGGAAGTTATCACCACTTTCGCGGGGTACTTCTCTCACTTTATTGAACCGGATGTACTGGAAAGTGAGTTACGCGATTGCGGGTTCGGAAATTTCCGCCGCACGTGGAGTGATTCCAGCAAAGGCATCATGCTGGTATCGGCTCAGAAACTTTAG